The nucleotide sequence GCTAAGAAATACTGAGTTCAACCAACGACATGTGGAGCCAGTAAACATTTGGCAatttaaaaaattttaaaaaaaaacctaaatgaTGAATCGATTCCAGAAAAATAAGCTGATTGATTTTTCTGCCGATCGACCAGTTGATTAACGAACGTGTCCAAACAGCAGGAGTCTTCCATCTTCTTTCTACATTGAAGTGAAACAGACTGAACCACAGCTCCCTTCAAACTTCAAACACTCATCGATATCAGTCCTCCGGGGTTTTTTTTAATCGGTGatttatttcctgggaaaaaagtgaaaatgtcaaaaagacaaaaaaaaacacatcaaacaaacaatcaagtgatcagatgtgaaaacaaaataattccagacttttattttcatcacttgtcacacaaatgtataaaaacacttaaatctCTATAACTGGGATGAGTCATACCTCGTATTcctcatatatacatatatatatatacacacagaacacGTGTACTGTTAATGCTGCAGCACAGTCGCTGTAATGTAACTTTGAATATGtctcctctccgtctcttttcatctctgctCCTTCAGCAGTTTGGCACCTTCACAGCGACAGTTTCacgcctcctccaccacctcgggccttctttctttatttatatatatatatatatatatataaatatcaccATCTCAGACGGGCTCACATCATAAAGACTCACTTCTGCTAAGTTTCTGTGATGTGGATTTCCCGCCAGTAACAATCTGAGACAATCTGACCCCATCTGACCCTCGGTGAAGAAACTGGGATGAATCACGCGCTGCCGAGTTTGAAATAACATTTCTAATGACACGACTCAGAAATATCTACATTCGCACGAGAAAACGTTTGTGCCGAGTCGTTTAATCTTGGTAATATTCGTCGAAGGGTTCGCTGCAGTTGGTCTCGGGGCGAGGGATTGTGTAATCTTTGTCGGGGTCGATATcctgtaacacacagacacacacattatcacTTTACTGCAGCTCCGTGACAAATGGTGCGTTCGTTAACCTCTCGGAGCAACGCGGCTATAATTGTCTCCAGTGGTGAAAAGGTCACGGAGCCTAATTGCAGAGCGTGTGGAGGCACATTGTGGATCCTGGTGGTTTATTACTCACTGTCATGGAGAATCCAGACTCGTAGGGGGAGCGCAGCGACGGGTCGGTTCTCCTGCCTGAGGGGAGGAGACACATGATACAGACGATTCATCACAGACGATTCATCACAGACGATTCATCACAGAGGGCCGAGCCCAGCGATCAACAAACTCTCTCTTCGTGTTGGACACGGATTCTTCGGGTTGTGTGTTAATGTGGATTTGTTCGACCATCGTCAGCCACGATAAagtttctttgtttggtttttgagaATCACGGATCTTCAAAACTCAGGCACATTAAGAGACCTGATATCTTTGAGTGTCGGCAGTTTCATAATCTCACTTAAACGTTGTTTACTCTGGAGAGAAAAGATGGATTAGATGGTTCATAGCTATTCTGATATTTATGGTTagatgatgataaatgattcaTCGATtaacacaaaatcaatcaacTGCGACTAATCATTCGAGATGTTTTTGCCAaactgtttaaatataaatacacatcagtggatattgatgatgatgaagtttttgatttttgctcctgagtaaagttttgtggttttaaattctTGATTCTTCCTCTTACCTCTCCTGTTCTCTGCTTCCGTCTCAAAGCTTCCgttttctcttccctccttcGGACTCCTCAGCCCTGGGATGTCGGCGCTCTGGCTGGTCCAGCCGGCGAAGCTCAGAGGGACGTCCTTGGAGTTTGCCTCGCCCCTGCAGAGGAAGGAAACCTGGGACAACCCGTGTCCCATCAGCAACACCCAACCGTTGGCCACCAGCACGATGCTCAGCAGTGGGTCGTCCCATTGAGGCCGGCGGCCCAACTTAGGGTTTCCTCTGGTGAGCATAGTGATCCACACCACCCAGACGCAGGCGGACAGCAGCAGGGTGAGGACGACCATGGCGGCCTGTTGTCTCCCCTGCTGGTTCGTGGGTCCGGTGTAGCTGTAGCTGTACGTGGAGCAGGAGCGGCACAGGAAGTGCATGGAGAGGATGATGCTGATGGCCAGGAGGCACAGCACGTAGATCTGCAGCATGACAAACTCCTCCTGGCTGTACTCGCACGGCCTCTTGTCCCGCACCAACACGAGGATCAGCCACTGCGTGGAGATGATGACCTGCACGGTGAAGAGCCCCAGGGCCACGGCGGGCTCCCCCCAGCCCCGGGTCGCCGCGAAGCCCAGCAGGGCGAGACAGCGAGCCAGCAGGCAGGAGAACGCCAGAGCGAAGAGCACGCTGAAGAGGAAGATCCTGGTGGGGCAGGTCTGAGCCGTGAGACGGATGATGAAGGCGAAGGTCAGGCCGAAGATCCCGGCCGTGGCGAACAAGAACATGGACATGCAGGCCACTGTGCCTCCGATGCTGCTGCGCCTAGTTTTAGATGAGACGCAGAGGCAGAGGGACCAGAGCAGCAGGCCAAGCAGGAGGCCCATGCTGAAGAGGAAGCCCGCGGAGGCCAGGGTCTCCAGCACGATCCCCCATGCTGCCCGGCGGTCACAGAGGTACCTGTAGATGGGGTGCAGCCCTTTGCCGCAGCCCGGCACGCCCTTCAGGAGGGTGGCGTTTGAGGAAGTAGAGGTTGTGGTGTTGATCGAGGGACCGGTTGAGCTGCTGTTGGTCGACTGGCTCAGACAGGTgagatagaggaggaggaggagcgagaGAAGGGATTTGTGCTCCACAGATAAAAAGGCCATGTTCATCTCAGTAATCCACGCAGGGATTCAGTCCTTCCTCTAAACCCTCCTCTGATGTGGCAGGTGGTTTGTACCCCTGAAACAAAAATAGCACAAAATACTAAAGTACAAGTTTCACCTAAACGCTGTGTGAGAACACGGGAGGTCAGagtgtggaaaaataaaaaagaggttTGACAGCGACGGTGCAGAGAACAGGAGGAGCGAGTGTGTAAACATGTCAGAACAAGGCGGAGGAGGGTGTGAGCCAAGACACTgaatggaggagaagaaaagtgcaGCATGTAGTTGAAGGGACAGAACGAGAAAGCTGCTAGATTAAAGTTCACATGAGCAGATTGGATGTGACGGATACAGATGTTCAGCCCTGATAGTCGAGTGTCACTTCCTCTAGTCTCTGACAGAGCCTTTGTTTTGGCCTCGGAGATTCAGAGACGAACTTCTGTAGGTTTTAAAAATGAACCAGGTTTGAAAAAACTCTCCTTGTTGAgaagagagtagagagagaaaCAATGGCTGCTCTTTATTTTGGGCTTTAAAATAAGAGAAGGGAGGATTTGAGGCTCCGGATGTGATCGTTGTCTTATTAAAATAGCTGCTACAATtccaaagaaataaagaaaatatctgtATCACTGACTTTGACTTAAAGTATTAAAGGTGCATGGAGTCCCAGCCCTCGACGAGAAAACAGCCACTTACCTTTTTATCCTCTGGGACGTGAGTGTGAAGTCTTTAATTTGAAGTTCACCGTTTTCAGCCGTGCTCCCCCACTATCCTGACGATGTGTCCATGTCTCCGCCGGGACGAGACAACAGGAAGAGCTCGGGATGAGGAAGAGAGGCGAAGCTGGTGGAGCCAACGGGAGAGAGGATTGTTTTCACCTCACATAACCAGGTTGGGCAAGAGCAAGAGAAACCTGCACCCCTTACTCATACCTTCCATTTCAGacccctcctgctgctccttctccCCGTGCCCCTCCCTCAGAGTAAAGGTGGGGCACACAGACCTTCAGGtaatcatccacacacacacacacacacacacacacacacacacacacacacacagggagagatcactcctcctcctcccccccccccgtttaTGGATCCAATTTCCAGCAAGAATTTGCAGAGATGTTccgtcacatgaaaacaaaagggTGAGAAGCTGccaggggagggggggggggtgtgggggtGAGGTGCAGGGTGAGTCCAGGTGACTCAACATGGTGTCTGGTAAATCACAGCAACGACATTGAGATTGTTGAGTTGAGCTGAGGTGGAGTAGCGTcaggaatagagagagagagagagagagagagagagctttccAACCGTCATTTACAAGTCTACACGCCTCGCCTCGTGCCCGCACATGCACAGAGTTTAAGGTGCGTTCACTTCAATCTGACGTCAAATCCTCAAATCCACGTTCACTGCAGGAGCCACAGGGGACAGAGCTCGATCTCTTCCAAACAACATTACAACGTGCATTTTACGTGTTTTTTCAGTCCCGGTGCGTCGTTTGACGAGCTGCAGGAATTCAAGCGTGACGAGCGGAAACATTTGTGTTCAGACTCCGAGTCGCCCCAGTGCAGATAGTGGAGCAGAGTAACCATGGCAACCTGGATGGAAAGGATGCTGTCGGGACGATAGCGGCGCTGAGGGACGGTGGCAGACACCATGTGTTCGGTGTTTGGTGAATGTGGAGGGTTGAGATACACCagcggggaggggggggggtttgatAATTCATGATCCTGCCCGGTCGAAGATGGTAAAAATCTTTGTGgatgtttttaacatgtgatCCAGACTATAGATCAGGCCCCTTTTGACGAATGGGTCCAGTTATTTGTTGTCGTTTGGTCCAGAGAAGGGCTGTGAAGCTCGGACCCGGTCATCTCCAGCTGGGATGTTAAATCCGTCCCTCTTCTCGTGTCTCACCAAAGTTTCCCTCGATCACTTACAGGCCACGACAAATGATTTTGTTTCCCTGGTTCCTCATCAAATGACTTTACTCTCTGATTTACGCGGTCATTATTTTTCGGCGTTCTAGTCCCGTAAATGAGAAGAAGTGGAGTCAAAAGTTAAAAGAATTAATCCAAGATTAGTGAAATGGTTATGTTAATATTTTCATCCTCTTActtatgatttatttaaaacccaacatgttttattcatgtgtttattaggtgtttgagaaaagaaagagggacgGCATGATTACTAAAAATAGACACATTTTACTGCAGCTATCAGAACAACTCACAGTACATCTGTGTTATTGTGGCTGAAATACAAAACCTACAGAATAtgcctttatttcatttgttctctAAGGAGGGATTCAAACAGCAgcgaggagagagggaggtggagggtggGATGAAGGGGAGTTCGTCCTCCGTGATCACGTGAAAGTGCATTGTAGTTTTTGTCGCCGGTTAGCGGCGCGTCGCACCTTCTCCTTGCATCCCCGAGGTGTTTACAGCAGCCGTGTGCACAAGGAGTAGAAAAtacaatgcaaaaacaaaaagagggaggaagtaCAAAAGGTAAGACGGAAGACGAGGTAAAAAGCTTAGcgcaaaaatatttacatttttatagacAGCTAGAAGCAAATACAGGCTAGTGTTAACTTGCTTGCGTCCATTGCCgtgggtgaggagggggaggggggtgaggagagaaCACTCGTAGATGGATGAAGGGGATCGGGTATGTGGAGTCGTTTTTCTCGTCTTCTCATttcaagtatatatatatatatatatatatttatatacatactgtacacagtatcatatcataataatattgataataatgatataaaaataagaaCATTATTATACTTTGCTTCCACTCAGTGGAGTAAAGCACGAGGTAGACAGACGAGAGGGcgttaggggggggggggggggggcttgctGGCGGCCTTATCACGACGTGGCCAGCCGAGGTGGAGAGAAGGCCGGGTGACGAGACGGAGGAGAGGTGCAGACGAGCGAGGAAGGCGGGAGGCAGCAGGTTTAGATGATCCCGTATTTGGCCAAGTCGCTGAGCTCCATGTCGCCGAAGGCCTCCCATGGGCACACCACCGTGATGTCTGTGCCGAGACCCTCCATGCCGGGGATGTCGTCACCGAAGCTGGAAAAGAGCAAAGGGAGACGTCAGCGTTCGAATCTCACCACGGTCACGGTGGTTTCGTAAAATGACGCGAAAGGCTTTTACCCCTTCTGGCCTGGTTTGGGGGCCTTGCTCTTGAATGTACGAGTCTGCCTCTGCTTGAACTTGGGGGGCCCCTTCTTGGGTGTGGTGGGGCCGTTCGATCCGCTGATGGCTAGGGCGCTTCCTGCAGGCGGGCTGGCGTTCATTTCTGCTGAGGGTCTCTGCAACAAAGAGGatatttgtgagtttgtgtcacCACACATGTgtttcctccccccccccccccccccccacctctctctctgtctccctctgttaatcctgtttcctctcagctctCAGTGCCAATCACAGGAGATTATGCAGATTAGTCTGAGCGGCCAGATTAGCTCTAATCCCGCCCCCGATCCTCAGCGGACTAATTGCCCTTCCTGAACAGGCGGGGGGTGCAGCCTGCGTTCTTAACCTCGAAACTTCGCTGACTTAACTTCAGCTGCTGACGTGGTGGAAATCAAACATGAAGACGCTGCTCGTGAACCGCTGCAGTGACGTGACGGAGGACGACCGTGTCGTCTTCAGTCTCTCTGATTCTCGTCTCAAACTCCATCTTGTCTAATCTCACacttcctgcccccccccccccccccccctcctccctctgacATCTGACACTGTTAATCCCAATCAGGTCAGTTTGACAAAGGTGGAAAACTCCGCTCGGCGCCAGCAGCAGATCTCGACTTCCTGTGTACGAGGTTCATTTAAAGTTTCCCAAGTGGACCAAGCAGATAAACTAGATAAACTAGCAGTGTTTGGTCGAGTTGGACAACTTGTCTTGTGTTgatcaaatttttaaaaaacagctttaaaagttaaagcgatttgaaatcacagaaaaagtagaaaatgtcagttttctctttttcttccctgcTTGAGTTTCAGTTCCCCATCGTCCTCGTCATCGGTCAGTCAGTGCTGCCATGTCTCGCTTCACCTACAGGTAGTTTCTGAATCAAATCCAGCACCGCTGACATGAACATACATGAACATACATGAACAGACATGAACATACATGAACATCCCATCCTCAGTGAGTCAGGTGGTTCAGGTcgtagcagcagcagag is from Paralichthys olivaceus isolate ysfri-2021 chromosome 5, ASM2471397v2, whole genome shotgun sequence and encodes:
- the LOC109647548 gene encoding retinoic acid-induced protein 3, translating into MNMAFLSVEHKSLLSLLLLLYLTCLSQSTNSSSTGPSINTTTSTSSNATLLKGVPGCGKGLHPIYRYLCDRRAAWGIVLETLASAGFLFSMGLLLGLLLWSLCLCVSSKTRRSSIGGTVACMSMFLFATAGIFGLTFAFIIRLTAQTCPTRIFLFSVLFALAFSCLLARCLALLGFAATRGWGEPAVALGLFTVQVIISTQWLILVLVRDKRPCEYSQEEFVMLQIYVLCLLAISIILSMHFLCRSCSTYSYSYTGPTNQQGRQQAAMVVLTLLLSACVWVVWITMLTRGNPKLGRRPQWDDPLLSIVLVANGWVLLMGHGLSQVSFLCRGEANSKDVPLSFAGWTSQSADIPGLRSPKEGRENGSFETEAENRRGRRTDPSLRSPYESGFSMTDIDPDKDYTIPRPETNCSEPFDEYYQD
- the pde6hb gene encoding retinal cone rhodopsin-sensitive cGMP 3',5'-cyclic phosphodiesterase subunit gamma; amino-acid sequence: MNASPPAGSALAISGSNGPTTPKKGPPKFKQRQTRTFKSKAPKPGQKGFGDDIPGMEGLGTDITVVCPWEAFGDMELSDLAKYGII